A segment of the Chloroflexota bacterium genome:
GGTTAACGAGGTGAGAAAATACTTCGGTAACTTGGTATATCGTACCATCATCCCGCGCAGTGTGCGCCTGAGCGAGGCGCCGAGCTATGGCGAATCTATCTTAAGTTACGCCCCTACCTCTGCCGGTGCATTGGCATATCAGACACTTTGCGCCGAGGTATTGGCACGGGCCGGGGACAGGATGGGGAGGTGAGATTCCGATGACATCGAGCAAACGGAGGGGTCTCGGCAAGGGGTTAGGTGCACTGATACCCGGTGCAGAGAGACCACCAGGGCTCATCGAGGTGCCTCTAGATGCGATTGTACCGAACCCACTTCAGCCGCGCCAATCTCAGGACTCTGAAGCGCTCCAGGAATTGGCTGACTCCATTCGGGAGCATGGTATTCTCCAACCTCTCATTGTAACAGCGCTGGCTGAGCCTGAGGGTGAAGCAGAATATCGTCTCATAGCAGGGGAACGGCGTTGGAGGGCAGCTCGGTTGGCAGGCTTAGACCGAGTGCCTGTTCTGGTCAAAGAGGCTTCGCCGGGTGAGACCTTGCAACTAGGACTCGTTGAAAACATCCAGCGTGCTGACCTGAATCCATTGGAGGAAGCGGCGGCTTATCAGCAACTCATTGATGAATTCGGATTGACACAAGAGATGGTGGCGGAACGCGTGGGCCGTAGTCGTGTCGCCGTTGCCAATGCATTGCGGCTCCTAAGGCTGCCGCAGAAGGTGAAGGCTGCGTTGGGTAGCGGCGAGATCAGCGAAGGACATGCTCGGGCACTTTTAGGATTAGAGGGAACGGAAGATCAAATCGAGGCTCTGGAGATCGTACTTAAGAGAGGCCTTTCCGTGCGCCAGACCGAAGAACTGGTACGACACTGGACCAAGAGAGATACATCCACGAAGGAAACATCCACATCTCTAGTTACGCCGGCACTAAGAGCACTAGAGGATCGTTTCCGCAGCGCGCTGGGAACGAAGGTGAACCTGATACGCGGTAAGCAGGGTGGGCGACTGATCATTCATTTCTATTCTGAGGAGGAACTACAAGCCTTGTACGATAAAATCGTAGGCGTAGAGTAGTCTTTGGCATTTTGGGCTTAAAGGAGTATAATATATTATGTTATTGAGCCCCTTATCTCGGGGCTCTGTTTGTGAAATCCACCTGTAGGACTGATACAGGAGATATAAACGATGCTGTTGGACGAATTGGCGTTGGTTGAAGAGCGCTACGAAGAATTGAATCGTCTGCTGGCCGATCCTTCCGTAATGGCTGACCCCAGCAAATTGCGGCTATATAGCCAGGAACAGGCTGGGCTACAAGAGTTGGTGAACAAGTATCGCGATTATAAAGCGGTACTCAATGAGCTGGACGCCACTCGTGCTATGTTGAGAGAGGAATCGTCTGACGAGTTACGCACTTTGATCGAGGAGGAAATCGCACAACTCGAGGATCGTGTTGCTAGGCTTGAGAAAGAACTAAAGCTTTTGCTTTTACCCGTAGATCCCCGTGACGAACGCAACGTTATCGTCGAAATCCGCGCTGGGACCGGCGGCGAGGAGGCAGCACTCTTTGCGGCGGATTTGTATCGGATGTACACGCGTTATGCTGAAAGACTTGGGTGGAAGACCGAGTTACTGAGCACCAACCGCACTGGTATCGGTGGGTTCAAAGAAGTGATCTTTGCAGTAAGAGGTAAGGGGGCTTATTCGCGTCTGAAGTATGAGAGTGGTGTGCACAGGGTGCAACGTGTCCCGATCACCGAGGCTAGTGGACGCATCCATACCTCTACTGCTACAGTGGCCGTGCTGCCAGAAGCCGACGAAGTAGAGGTAGCGATCAAGCCCGACGATTTGCGCATAGACGTATATCGGTCCTCTGGTCACGGTGGTCAAAGCGTGAATACGACCGACTCTGCGGTGCGCATCACTCACTTGCCTACGGGTATGGTAGTTACCTGCCAAGATGAACGCTCGCAACTCCAAAACAAGATGCGCGCTATGTCCATTTTACGCGCGCGCCTCTATGAAATGGAACAACGACGCCGCGACAGCGAGCTGGATGAAGCCCGTCGTTCCCAGGTTGGTACTGGTGAACGCAGTGAAAAGATACGCACATACAACTTTCCCCAAAATCGCGTTACAGATCATCGAATCAACAGAAGCATCTACCGCTTGGAGAGCGTTCTGGAAGGTGATCTGGATGAATTCATCGAAGAACTCGCGGCCCAGGAACAGGCCAGAAAGTTACAGCAGTCCGGTTTAGGTTGAGCAGAACGACATTATTCAATGGGAATTCTCTTCGGGATGTGAAAGAGGCGCTGAATTGGGCTAACGTGCGCCTTGCCTCTGCAAAGATCGAAGATAGTCGATTGGATGCCGAGGTACTCTTGGCACACGTGATGAGCACCACGCGCGCTTGGCTGGCGGCTCATCCAGAGAGTATGCTCTCGGTTTCGCAGAGGCAACATTTCATTGATTTGGTACTCCGTCGGACCTGCCATGAACCAGTCGCTTACCTGATAGGTTCTCGACCGTTCTACGGCCTGGACTTTTATGTGGATCAACGAGTGTTCATTCCGCGGCCAGAGACCGAGTTGCTAGTGGAAGTGGCCATTGCAGAAGGTAAGAAGCGGCTTCAAAACGGGCGATCTCTTGTGGCTGCTGATATTGGCACAGGCTGTGGGGCAATCGCTATTGCCTTCGCCCAATATGTCCCTGGCGCGGTTGTATACGCAACTGATATCTCCACTGACGCCCTAGAGGTGGCGATGATAAATGCCACCCGACTGGGGGCAGAGGGGATTCATTTCCTGGAGGGCGACTTGCTTACCCCGTTGCCAGAACTTATAGACTTGCTTTTAGCGAACCTACCATACATCGCTACCGATGAATTCCCATCCCTGCCTTCAGATGTACTTGACTATGAACCACGCTTGGCTCTCGATGGCGGTGCGGATGGCCTCAATCTAATACACCGTTTATTGGCTCAGTTTCCAGGGCATATCCGCAGTGGTGCAACCGCGCTACTGGAGATTGGGGCCGGGCAGGGACCAACGATAGTGGCATTAGCAAATGAGTACCTGCCAGGGGCTACCGTTATGTTGATGAAAGATTGCGCCAACTTGGATCGATTGGTGAGGATAGATTTACCGTGAAAACCGCGTATTACCAACTCCTCGCTCTCGATTTGGATGGGACCCTCGTAGGCGCAGACCTACTGATATCACCGCGTGTCAAAACGGCGTTGGCCGAGGCCATGCGACGCGGGGTACGTGTTACTTTGGCAACCGGGCGTATGCTCGGCGTGGCTGTTTCCTTTTCCCGCCAGCTGAATATCACCACGCCCCTAATCTGCTACCAGGGAGCACTTATTCAAACCGCCGAGGCAAATAAACCTCTCTTCCGGCAGGCTGTTCCTTTACCACTTGCTCGAGAAGTAGTGGAATTCGCTCGGCGGGTGAATTTACCAGTGGGGGCCCAGATAGATAACAGTTTCTACGTCGAGCGACTCAGGCCTGCAGACACCGCCTATATTCCTTCTGTGCCTATGGAAATCCAGTTTCTCAAAGTGGTGGATTTGATGGCCGACTTGCCGGGAGACCCGCTGAAACTCGTCATATTCAGCGATCCGGACACCATCGCATACTGGCTACCGCGCATGGTCGAGGAGTTCACCGGTCGTTTAAATGTCATGCGCTCTCACCCTCTGCTTCTGGAAGCAACTCATCCCAATGTTTCTAAGGGCCGTGCGTTAGCGTGGCTGGCGGCTTATCTAGGGATACCTCGAGAGCGGGTGATGGCGATCGGCGACAATGACAACGACGCAGATATGGTAGCGTGGGCTGGGTGGGGTGTAGCCATGGGGAATGCTACTCCGGCGGTGAAAGCGGCTGCCGATTTCGTTGCCCCACCGCTGGAGGAGGACGGGGCAGCTGTAGCAATCGAGCACTTCGTGCTCGGAAGGGAGGAAAGTTGAGCGCGGAAATTCTGCTGGCACACGCAGAAAACGCTATTGCCAAGGCTGCTGCAATCATCGTGC
Coding sequences within it:
- a CDS encoding ParB/RepB/Spo0J family partition protein, producing MTSSKRRGLGKGLGALIPGAERPPGLIEVPLDAIVPNPLQPRQSQDSEALQELADSIREHGILQPLIVTALAEPEGEAEYRLIAGERRWRAARLAGLDRVPVLVKEASPGETLQLGLVENIQRADLNPLEEAAAYQQLIDEFGLTQEMVAERVGRSRVAVANALRLLRLPQKVKAALGSGEISEGHARALLGLEGTEDQIEALEIVLKRGLSVRQTEELVRHWTKRDTSTKETSTSLVTPALRALEDRFRSALGTKVNLIRGKQGGRLIIHFYSEEELQALYDKIVGVE
- the prfA gene encoding peptide chain release factor 1, which gives rise to MLDELALVEERYEELNRLLADPSVMADPSKLRLYSQEQAGLQELVNKYRDYKAVLNELDATRAMLREESSDELRTLIEEEIAQLEDRVARLEKELKLLLLPVDPRDERNVIVEIRAGTGGEEAALFAADLYRMYTRYAERLGWKTELLSTNRTGIGGFKEVIFAVRGKGAYSRLKYESGVHRVQRVPITEASGRIHTSTATVAVLPEADEVEVAIKPDDLRIDVYRSSGHGGQSVNTTDSAVRITHLPTGMVVTCQDERSQLQNKMRAMSILRARLYEMEQRRRDSELDEARRSQVGTGERSEKIRTYNFPQNRVTDHRINRSIYRLESVLEGDLDEFIEELAAQEQARKLQQSGLG
- the prmC gene encoding peptide chain release factor N(5)-glutamine methyltransferase, with translation MSRTTLFNGNSLRDVKEALNWANVRLASAKIEDSRLDAEVLLAHVMSTTRAWLAAHPESMLSVSQRQHFIDLVLRRTCHEPVAYLIGSRPFYGLDFYVDQRVFIPRPETELLVEVAIAEGKKRLQNGRSLVAADIGTGCGAIAIAFAQYVPGAVVYATDISTDALEVAMINATRLGAEGIHFLEGDLLTPLPELIDLLLANLPYIATDEFPSLPSDVLDYEPRLALDGGADGLNLIHRLLAQFPGHIRSGATALLEIGAGQGPTIVALANEYLPGATVMLMKDCANLDRLVRIDLP
- a CDS encoding HAD family phosphatase, whose product is MKTAYYQLLALDLDGTLVGADLLISPRVKTALAEAMRRGVRVTLATGRMLGVAVSFSRQLNITTPLICYQGALIQTAEANKPLFRQAVPLPLAREVVEFARRVNLPVGAQIDNSFYVERLRPADTAYIPSVPMEIQFLKVVDLMADLPGDPLKLVIFSDPDTIAYWLPRMVEEFTGRLNVMRSHPLLLEATHPNVSKGRALAWLAAYLGIPRERVMAIGDNDNDADMVAWAGWGVAMGNATPAVKAAADFVAPPLEEDGAAVAIEHFVLGREES